A part of Carettochelys insculpta isolate YL-2023 chromosome 1, ASM3395843v1, whole genome shotgun sequence genomic DNA contains:
- the RNF148 gene encoding RING finger protein 148, translating to MKLLGTSGWRRGDKSSWLLFLGVFLVLSVQVSRASAFWAAHLNISFQLGNQTVWELADNGVFGKNSPLRRVSGVVVPPEGPNQIACSPLTNFSRPVNSGAWIALIMRGRCTFTEKINTAAKKGAVGVIIYNHPGTGNGVFPLIYLGSEDIVAIMIGNLKGMDILHLIQNGIQVIISVEMGKRYSSWMNHCLGSLFLCTLLVVAYFTFYCAGRLRMARTEIQRCQQLMDVKKAIVQLELRMLKEGDTDAESCVVCLEVYKTQDIVRILRCSHIFHRVCIDPWLLMHRTCPVCKCDLLKASEAELHVRHGAESLQAVVPNESPTTTLLNEEDSCNEYVLVQGRERPSMDE from the coding sequence ATGAAGTTGCTTGGGACTAGTGGGTGGAGAAGAGGAGACAAATCATCCTGGCTGCTGTTTCTAGGTGTCTTTCTGGTGCTGAGTGTTCAGGTGTCCCGAGCCAGTGCTTTTTGGGCTGCTCATCTGAATATATCATTTCAACTAGGGAACCAGACTGTatgggagctggcagacaatggAGTGTTTGGAAAAAACTCTCCATTGAGGAGGGTGTCTGGAGTGGTGGTGCCACCTGAGGGACCAAACCAAATTGCCTGCAGCCCCTTAACAAACTTCAGCAGGCCTGTAAACTCCGGCGCCTGGATAGCCCTCATTATGAGGGGACGCTGTACTTTTACAGAGAAAATAAACACAGCAGCAAAGAAAGGGGCAGTTGGTGTGATTATCTACAACCATCCAGGCACAGGCAATGGAGTATTTCCTCTGATTTACCTGGGTTCAGAAGATATTGTTGCAATTATGATTGGCAATCTGAAAGGCATGGATATTTTACACTTGATACAGAATGGCATCCAAGTAATAATATCAGTAGAAATGGGGAAACGCTATAGTTCCTGGATGAATCATTGTTTGGGGTCCCTTTTCCTCTGCACATTGCTCGTGGTAGCCTATTTTACCTTTTACTGTGCTGGAAGGTTAAGGATGGCGAGAACTGAGATCCAGAGATGCCAACAATTAATGGATGTCAAGAAAGCCATTGTTCAACTTGAGCTTCGCATGTTAAAAGAGGGTGATACAGATGCAGAGAGCTGTGTAGTGTGCCTGGAAGTATACAAGACCCAAGACATCGTGCGCATTTTAAGATGCAGCCATATTTTCCATAGGGTATGCATTGACCCTTGGCTGCTGATGCACAGAACGTGCCCAGTGTGCAAATGTGACCTTCTCAAAGCTAGTGAAGCTGAGCTGCATGTCAGACATGGAGCAGAATCTTTACAAGCTGTAGTGCCAAATGAATCTCCTACCACCACATTACTTAATGAAGAAGATAGTTGTAATGAATATGTGTTAGTACAAGGTAGAGAGAGACCATCTATGGATGAATAA